The nucleotide window ATCATGACCTGAAGTCATGTGTGGCCAGCCTTGGGGTCCTGGGCAAGTGGCACAAAGGGAGCCATTTTGTGGGGCTAAGAAGACAGCCGTGAAATAGCAGTGTCTCACAAGGGTTGGAGTCTTTGGGGACAAAAAGCAGGCCTCAGCAGTGAGTCTTAGGAGGGAGTGTTGGAAATGACATTCCTTTTCAACTCATTCCTTTCCGTTTCAAAATGTAGAAAAGAAtgggaaagatttaaaaaactaaattagtGTGTTACTGGGAGGAAGGGGAACTTGAGTAGGATAGACCTACGAAAACACTGGTCACTCCCTCTTCTGTTGTCATCCTTCCagtgagataattttttttcagaggaCACTGGAACAAATTGAACCTTGGTTTTTCATTTTGTGCCATGAGGCCAACTTTATGCTGGTCATACTGTAGTGATTGGAATGTGAAAATTTacacattacattaaaaaatctgaGGTTTTATCCTTTGGGGTTGAGTGCAGTTTAGTGCTTCATAAAGAATTTAAGTAACCAGGTCAAATGAATCCTCACACTAGCTTTTTGATTTGTATCTTTGAAATGTGAGACATAAATGACTTTTGGGTctgcaaaataaatgttttaattcgCCTGTTGTCATCAATTTCCCTCCAGTATTGTAATCTGAAGACTGTAGCATTGTCCTTTTATTTACTTCCTACCTTTCCTTCTTGTAAAATCTCACCTAATTCTCTTAAACTTCTTTTCTCCAGTAACATTTTCCTGGCtccataaacacattataaatttaGTTTGATAAATTGAGGGAATGACCTGCAAAGATCATAGAGGAACTCTGAGActtaaagagagaagaaagaaaaagtaattttttgaaaattgctATCTGCAGTACATGGACACATTTTTGTTGAGCCTCAGATGTGTAATCCTGATCTAGTCATATGCATAGTTCAGAAAAAACAGCaggatcttaaaaaataaaattgaaataatttctgtcttATGATCTAAATCCTTTGTTTGGGGATGTCTCGCTGTTACAAATGGGCTCTCCAACACTGACGTCATCGGAGTAGGTAGTACCTGCTATTGCAAGAGGAACACAGACCTTTAAAAAGTTGGGCCGGTCAAAGCTTTGACTTTCTTTTTAAGCTGGTGATTGGGttctagtgtctttttttttttaaggccccCCAAAATTTTCCTGGCCCATTAGGGTTCTGAAGATTTTCATCTGGCTGAAATAATTCATGAGAATTTAATTATGATAGTAAGGAAAATCATTCTAATCTCTAGGGAACGAAGGGGATGACAGTGAAGCAAGTtaatgttgttttttgttttgggatcttagttccccaaaccatGCCTCGTCctgtggaagcgtggagccctaaccactggaccacctggttATTCCCTGAAGCAAGTTAATTTTGATTATAGTATTTCAAGTGTCTGTTGATTTGAGGTACAAATGATAAAAACCTAGTCGCTTCCAACTTTAACATAAGAGAATGACTATTAAGAATTTATAACATACCTTTAATTATGATTTAAACAATTTAGTTAGCAAACCTAAAATTATCTTTATAAGAGGTATGCCTGAACACATTTATCTTAATTCATATAATGAATTTAATCTAAGTGGATATTTAATATTTGAGACTTAGAAGCAGTGGggtttttaatgttttacatGTTATAAAAGCAGGTCTTCCCCGCCCCCACggggaaaataatgaaattttaatttagtaTAAATTGAGTACTGAATTTTACTATGGACACAGACACGAATATTAGATTTAGGGGAGGATGCTAGAGGACGTATATAAGAAATAGCTTCAGCCTAAGGCtggaaaacaagaaaagcaaTCAAAGCACCAACCACATAGGTATGtagtttaaagagaaaaatggcaTTAGAGTGGTTCCCCTATTTCAGCACTTTGAGCACGTCTTATGTGCCTGTCAGGGAGAGGGGATTTGGGGTTTGGCCCCATCTCTGTCATTTAACTAATGCTGGGCAATTTATTTAGAACTTCTCAGGGCCTGACTTCGTTCTCTTAAAAAATGAGGCTATTTGCTGTACTAGATAGAGGAGAGCCAAGCCCAGCTGGCACCTGATTTTTACATTGATAAATGGTTGAAAAAGGCAAGAAGAAGAATCTTTCATGACTTGTGAAAAGGACATGAAagtcaaatttcagtgtccagaattaaagtttttttttttttttttttttaaagggaacgctatttatttatttatttattttggctgtgttgggtcttcgtttctgtgcgagggctttctccagttgcggcgagcgggggccactcttcatcgcggtgcgcgggcctctcattatcgcggcctctcttgttgcggagcacaagctccagacgcgcaggctcagtagttgtggctcacgggcctagttgctccgcggcatgtgggatcctcccagaccagggctcgaacccgtgtcctctgcattggcaggcagattctcaaccactgcgccaccagggaagccccagaactaaagttttattggaacatagctgCACTCATTcgtttctgtgttgtctgtggctgCCTTTGTGCTACGTGATGGAGCTAAATAGTTGCAAAAGACCAAATGACCcacaagccaaaaatatttactatttggccctttacagaaagagcTGGTGACAAGGAGGGTGTCTAACATGCTTTCCTCTCAGTGTCCTGTCATTCTTCAAGGTCATggagggcttcatggaggaggtggaggtTTAAGAAATGGGCTGGATTTTGAAATAGTCGCCGAGGAAAGGGTGGAGAGTGCTCTGGGCAGGAGGAAATATGGGAGTAAATACTCCAAGGTGGAGATAAGCCAGAACAGTTCACAGAACAGTGAAGAAAGTGGCCTGACTGGGTTGGAGAAGATGGTAAGAACTAGATATGGTGGAGAGGCGAAGTTTATCCCGATTTCCTTGTGTTCTGCTTAGGTGTAACCAAGCCTACGTCGGAAAGTATTCTTGTACATATGTCTAATTATCTACTTAGGATAACTTCTGGAAGTAGAAACGCTGGTTCATATAAGATGCAAACTTAAACATTTGATACGTTTTATCAAAATGTTCTTTAGAAAGTTTGTGCAAATTTATATTCTCACACTTTAATTCATGCTGGAAATTggcatttttttcatctttaccaGCCTAATAATAAGCAAAAAATATatccttttgttttaaatttcatttatttgcttgTGAATTTGAATTTTCAATGTTTAGACGTGatccatattttttaattgtctgtttaccttttgtccatttttctctcgatttttaaaattattttttaaagcatttatattACCCTTTGTCAAATGTGTATTTTTGCCAAGTTTAATCTCTCCATTTTTCATGGTTTCTGGCTTTCATGTTGTGCTTAGAAGGAAAGCCCTTTTCTTCAAGACTAGGACTATATTTGTACAtgttttcttccaatatttttgTCTTAGgctttaaattgaaatatttgacctagctggaatttattttggtaaatgAAGTGagttaagaatatatattttgtttctttaatcaaAATGACTAGCCAGTTAACCCAACGCAGTTCTCCCTACCGAACTAAATAAAATACTGCAGtggtggtctttttttttcccccctgcaccgtgtggcttgcaggatcttagttccccgatcagggatcgaacccatgccccctgcagtggaagtgcggttCCCCAGTGGTGGTCTTTTTGAGAGAGAACGCTGTCTTGACAGAGTCCTGAGGAGAAACTGACAAAACCCCCATTGTAGTAGAAGTTGATAACAGAAATCTCAGTAATTGATAAACCATATTTAATAATCAGTAGATTTGAACAACTCAGTTAACAGGCTTTATCTGGTAGACAGATAGAATATTGGcagatacacattcttttcaagcacatatAGAAGATTTACAAAATTGACCACATATCAAGCCATAAAGCACATCTTATCAAATTTCAAAGGAACATGTCACACAGACTTTGTTGTCTGTGTTGTAATGATAAGCTGGAAATCAGTGAACTAGAAAGACCTTATGTTTGCAAACTTGCAGAGCTGAGTTTACAAATGACAATCGTATTTATTTGGAAACTTGAATGAAATGGACACCTTCCTAGAAAAATGTTTCttactcaaaatggtttaataGAAAAACAGACCACTCTGATCACCAATAAAGGAAGTGAATCTGTAGTTAGAAAATCTTTCCATGAAACCATCTCCATTTTCTATGTTTTGAGTGGTGACAAGACAAATTCAATTGAGTTTTTCCACAGAGGGGACGAACTGGTCAACCTGTGTCAAGAAGATTTGGAAATGTGAATGTGCTGTATTTCCTTGTCAAACAAAAAAGCTGTAGATGGTATCTAAAGGTGCATGGATATACAGCATGCCGTGGAGCCCTAAACTTAATTTCTCATTGACTTTCTCCTTGTGGCTGATCAGTCATGATGATTAGTGAGAATAGTGAGGTACAAGTGTATAAACAGGGCTTGTGAGTCATGCTGAGACGGGAGAGACTATTACCAGCTTTCCTTGGGCTTCTAAATTGGTCaacttttatatgtatattcttccattttaaaaatttcgttgaaaacaaaaatggaaccctttttttttttttggctatgctatggggcatatgggatcttagttccctgaccagggattgaacccgagtcccctgcattggaaggtgggttctttaccactggaccgccggggaagtcccccgaacagttttttttttaaataaataacaagatGTGCTTCTAAACTTCTTTGCAAATGTGTCCAGCTGAGCCTAGTAGACAACATCCATTAGGTTTCTGCCTTTTCCTAAAATGGGATGCCGACCAGCCTGCTATGGGTGCTTTCAGGCCATTTCAGCTGCCTTGTGTGATGCACAACCTCGCCACAGATACTACAAAGCGGGATTTCATACCTTAACATCCAACGCTGAATTTATACCACGATGAAATCAATTCCTAATTTTCCCATTAGCAgctctcttttgtgtgtgtgtaggggggggcGGTAGGTGGAACGAGTGGTTGAGAGAAATGAAAGGTGTTTGAAAACGTGTGCCAAGAAATGTTTTGATCTGATCTGAAATCGTTGTTTTGCCATCATTCCTAGGGTTTTGCGGCCTCCAGGTGGTGGATCCAATTTTTCATTAGGTTTTGATGAACCAGCAGAACAACCTGTGAGGCGGAACAAAATGGCCTCTAGCATCTTTGGGACACCTGAGGAAAATCCCCCTTCCTGGGCCAAGTCGGCAGGTACTGCCAGTATCCGTGATCCCTGGTCAAAGGGACGGACCCAGCAGAACCACCACAGCTGGTTTTGTGCTGATGAGTAAAATCTAGCTTAATCATGAGAGACAACAATGAAAGCTTGTCATGGGAGGAGAGACGGGGACTAAGAAATGGGAAACGCTGGGAGTCTGTGTAACGGATCAGAACACGGACAACCGTCAGACTGGGTTATTTAGCCCcgctgtggaattttttttttttttttttaaagtatgggcttcattttttatttttgttttttgtttttgtttatttatttatttttggctgtgttgggtcttcatttctgtgcgagggctttctctagttgcggcaagtgggggccactcttcatcacggtgcgcgggcctctcactatcgcggcctctcttgttgcggagcacaggctccagacgcgcaggctcagtagttgtggcacacgggcttagttgctccgcggcatgtgggatcttcccagaccagggctcgaacccgtgtcccgtgcattagcaggcagattctcaaccactgcgccaccagggaagcccccgctgTAGAATTTTAAGCTGTCACTCCCTAACACTGTTAGCTCATGTTGTAGTATGAGACTACCTAATTAAATAGTGTTTTGCTTTAGGTCTTTCCATTGTATTCCTTAAGAAAGTATATTTTGATTCAGGTGCCAAGTCTTGTGGTGGCCGGGAAGATTCTGAGTCATCTGGACCCCAGAGAAGGAACTCTTCCGAAGCAAACCCTGGAGACTTCTTAGATCTGAAGGTCAGTGTGACAATATGGGGGGAAAGACAGGCTTTGAGGTTTATACAGTTTAGAAATTAATTCTAATTAATTTCTGGTGGTGCCCTGCGCCACCCCCATTGTACTGAGGCCTGCCACTGGAGTTTTACGTAGAGGTAATTAGGAAAGGGACTAACCATACTGGTGATGGAAGATTGACAGTCAGAAAGGTGAGTTAATGGGATCTTGGTCTGTTCGTATGTCTCTGCTACCATTAGGATTAGTCTCCGTCCTTCAGTACTGATTTTTGAAACTGGCTCACTCGTACTTCCTGTGTATCTCACACATAGTAGCATATCTGAGCTCAAGGACTGTTTTAGTTGTTGGCAAATGTTGCCCAGTTGTTTTGAGCTCAACTCCAGGAGGCTGTATACCATGGTGTTACCATTCTTTGTCTGCAGGCCCGTGAGCCCCAGGTGTGTGTTTGGAAAGCCTGGTAGGATGTCCCCCTGAGTAGGGACCTCAGAGCACATGGAGGCATCAGCCATCTGGGTGTGGGGAGACCTGTAGAAAGGCTTTGGAATTGATGGAGGCCCTTCAAAAGCTAGATTaggagaaaggaggggggagTGGAAGGATAGGTTTACCAATTTCCTGTTCTGATAAAAGATCCTCTGAAATGCTAATTGATATTAGGTCATCAGCGTAAATGTTAaggttttttggtgttttgggCATGTTACTGGCACTGGGACAATTTGTCCAGCAGCATTTCTGTGTAGCATTGTCCCAGGTTGAATAAAGGTTGTTTATTGTAATGGCAGCGTGACCCTGAACTTGACTACATCAAAACAAAACTTCACATTTGGCTTCAAATAGACAGTAGCTTCTCTGAACTCTGTTTTGTGTGTGGCAAAATTAAAATCTGAagtaaattgttaatttttttcttttccagggaGAAGGTGATGTTCATGGTGAGTACTTCTGAAAAAGTATCACAATTTCTGGTTCTGTAAATGTTAGAATAGACTGGAATTTGTATTCAAGTCATGTCTTGGGGAAGGAGACTGGGGAGTGAACCTGGCTTTGCCCCGACTGCCAGCACCCTCAGGGTGGAGaggaaagcaaaatgaaactGGAAAGCTAGCAAGCGTGGCCACATTTGGTATCGGCCAGCAGTGAGAGCGATGCTAGAAACGTACTAGAAAGGAAAACTACTGGAAAATCCTTTAAGAACAGACGGACGTTAATCAGGTTGGTATTTGTTACACTCAATGAGAGCTTTTTAGTAAATGTCTCTAGCATTTCAAGTCAGCCCTCagcatttaatttagaaaatgtgtTTGATTTTATACTGACTCAGCACGACACTGGTAACCCTGTGATCTCGTGAATGATGACTTAGCGGGCCGGTGAAGTTTTCATTTAGCACCCATATCACCAATTACATGTGGAAATGAGctgtaatcatttatttatttaaaacctttAAAGTACTCATTGGCACTTCTTCAACAAGTGCCAGAGAATTGCCGGTGCGTGTGACGAGAGGTTTACGCATGTCGGCCCGTAGCAATCAGGTTAAAGTTGACTCAGTGACATGCAGCCGTCACAGGGCGCTCTGATCTAGGAGGATGAAGCCGCTTCCTCAAGGCCTTTTTCTGCCATTACGTTTTGCGAGTCAGTCTTCCAGGGAAACAGAAATGCTTAACAAGAATCACATTCCTCTTCTGTCCTCTCATTGTTTCTTGTTGGGCGTGATGGGAGGAGCATCTTCTGAACCACTGTGAGCGGTACCTGGGTTTTCCCTCCACGGGCAGGTGAGGTTCTCACTGGACTGAAGGTGTATTAGTTATTGTTCCTGTCCAACTTGTTCCATTTAAAAAGATTGTTCCAGAGGCAAAGAAAATCTAGGCTTTTTGATTCTGCTGCTTTTCGTATTCTGAAATACTTCCAATGTCACACCTTGTTTAGCAAGAATCAGCTGATCTTTCACTAATTTTGGCCAATGGATATAATTAGAAATTTGGGGAGCCGAGAGAAGTGAGAGCCCTGACGTTAGGAAAAGATAAGTCATTTGCTAATAATTaattctctcccccacccccggctcAGTGTTATAGATCCTTCAGGTGAATAGCACATGCAGTTGTGTAGTGTacgtccttcctttttttttaaatgatcatcaATTTTGCCACCTGATTATTCTGTGTTCCTGACTGCTGCTACTTTCAGCTCATTTGTCATAAAATGACAAGGGCATAATCATTCAGGACAGGTCTGGTGAGTAAAGGTCGACCCCAGTTCTGTTGGCAGTTTCACTGCAAAGCCAAGCTGTCCTGCTCAGCTGAAATCAAACATATTTTGTTTGGCTATATTGCCATCATCTTTTGGGTAATTAAACACAGGAATGGCTACAGGGAGGACTTTGGAAATCttgaagaaagagggagaaggtccaggaagtttatttatttttttttttaaagtttattcatttatttatttatttttggctgtgttgggtcttcgttgctgcgcatgggctttctctagttgcggcgcgcgggcttctcagtgcagtgtcttctcttgttgcagagcacgggctctaggtgcgcgggcttcagtagctgtggcacacgggcttagttgctccgtagcatgtgggatcttcccggaccagggctcgaacctgtgtccccctgcattggcagacggattcttaaccactgcgccactggggaagtccctagcGTTTTTTCTTTTGCAGTGACTCTTGACTTTGAATCAATGGAAACTACCTGGTTAAGGATATATGCTTGTTGGGAATTTCACAAATCAGTCAGGGAATCAATCAAGCAATATCTAGGATGTTGGATAATAATACACTAATTCTTAAGACTTTAATGTGGAAAGTGCCGGGTTAACATGATGGGAGTGACTGGGTTAATATATTACAGATCAGTAGCGGGGAGGTAGATTCTTTAATAAATGTCTGTACAGCTGGATAttgtatggtttaaaaaaaaaaatcaacctcacCCATTAATCATGAAAATGTAACATATaacaggaatttaaaaatatttttcacccaTCAGTTCGGCAAATATTAAGGTGAGATGGTTAGCAAGTGGTGGAAATGGAAAGATGTAGGGAGAGCGTACTTTGACACGGGCAGTGGGGAAGAACTTGTACAGCCACTGGGGAAGGTGGTGTGCAATCTGTTCAAGTTGAAGATGACAGCTCGCGTCCCCGTGGGCACACGTTCCAGAGTGTACGCGTTACAGTTTTGGAATGGTTGGATTGGTTTCCATTTTTTGCTGTCGGTAGAGGCTTAATCATGTATACTCTGTATATAATATAAAGCAATTAAGTAAGCAAGGTGAATCATGACCACGTGTGTAAGTGGGGGTAAAtgtccaaaagttaaaaaaaaagaaattgatattATTTATGTTATACAACAAAAACACTCTTCTATGTAATTTGCTGGAAATAAAATCCACAAAATATGCACGAAACAAATGGACTAGAGGACCACACACAGCTAGTAGCAGGGCCTCTGTGTGTAGGGGGAGGAGACCCACGTGGAGGTGGGGCGGTGGTCAGGGACCTAGAGCTCGTAGTTGCGGCATGagtgtgggatccagttccctgaccagagagtgtgacgggccccctgcattggggacgtggagtcttaaccactgggccacctggGAAGATGGACCTAGAGCTTATCTCTAatgttctcatttaaaatatttatgtcttCATATATTTCTGTAATTTAGAAAAGAACGTACACAGAAAAAGAGCTGGGGACAAATATGGCAAAACATTAACAGTGGTGAATTCTGGATAGTGGCTGCCAGATGGTTGGTAATTGTTGGTTTCTTCTTTATAGCTCTAGGTATGGTCTGAACCatcctcaaaaaaaaccccaaaagccaAAAAACTTAGACTCTTCATCTTCACTGGGAATAGTTATTAGCcttaatttcattctattttcctaGAAAACGTAGACACAGACTTGCAGGCCAGCCTGGGGCAGAGCGAGGAGAAGCCTGTGCCCGCTGCCCCTGTGCCCAGCCCAGTGGCACCGGCGCCCGTGCCATCCCGGAGAAACCCCCCTGGTGGCAAGTCCAGCCTCGTCCTGGGTTAGCTCCGTCTGCCCTGAACTCTGTCGTTtcgtttctttgttttctccatgCTTGTGAACTGCACAACTTGAGCCTGACTGTacatgttttggatttgtttcattaaaaaagaagcaCTTTATGtactgctgtcttttttttttttttggaagaacaGGTTCTCTGTCTGTCCTGATTCCTCTGGGTCTATAGGCCTTGGCATGAGTGTTTTCTAGTAGTAGATTGGAGGGAAAGCTTTGTGACACTTAGTACCGTGTTTTTAAGAACAGATAACTTGGTTTCAAATGTGTTAGAGGATCTTTTGTACTGAGGTTTTTAAAACCCTTTTCTTGTCAGCTCTACTAGGGTTTACCAAGCCTGGATCGGACAGACCAGTAAACAGTCCACAGGCGCTGTCCCTTCAGGCCCCCAAACAAGGTTGTCTTGATGCTGAACCTACCTGGTGTTGCCCTAACTTGTCAGTGCCCTTTGCGAAAAGCATCTTCCTGTGCCATATGGAGCGACAGAGGCCTGTGCCCCATGCCTTGCTGCCtgcaaagcaaaaaaacaaaaaaacaactgccTTTTATTTCTGAACCTT belongs to Eubalaena glacialis isolate mEubGla1 chromosome 19, mEubGla1.1.hap2.+ XY, whole genome shotgun sequence and includes:
- the JPT1 gene encoding jupiter microtubule associated homolog 1, giving the protein MTTTTTFKGVDPNSRNSSRVLRPPGGGSNFSLGFDEPAEQPVRRNKMASSIFGTPEENPPSWAKSAGAKSCGGREDSESSGPQRRNSSEANPGDFLDLKGEGDVHENVDTDLQASLGQSEEKPVPAAPVPSPVAPAPVPSRRNPPGGKSSLVLG